One genomic region from Scomber scombrus chromosome 19, fScoSco1.1, whole genome shotgun sequence encodes:
- the gjb3 gene encoding gap junction protein beta 3, giving the protein MDWKTFQALLSGVNKYSTAFGRIWLSVVFVFRVMVYVVAAERVWGDEQKDFDCNTKQPGCANVCYDHYFPISHIRLWALQLIFITCPSFMVVMHVAYRDDRERRYKAKHGENATKLYNNTGKKHGGLWWTYLISLFVKTGIEAAFLYILHRVYNSFYLPRVVKCEVVPCPNVVDCYVGHPTEKKVFTYFMVGASALCIVLNICEIIYLISKRIVRITNKFKRRNRDRAVHHDNYTDDPFNNCNMPMTRLEIIDKKDRPPSFKTASKSPHRVSTLRLEKKIRASAPNLSTAS; this is encoded by the coding sequence ATGGACTGGAAGACCTTCCAAGCCCTCCTCAGTGGGGTGAACAAATACTCCACTGCTTTCGGGCGTATATGGCTCTCAGTGGTCTTCGTGTTCAGGGTGATGGTGTACGTTGTGGCAGCCGAGCGAGTGTGGGGCGATGAGCAGAAAGACTTTGATTGTAACACCAAGCAGCCCGGCTGCGCCAACGTCTGCTACGACCACTACTTCCCCATTTCCCACATCCGCCTGTGGGCTCTGCAGCTGATCTTCATCACCTGTCCGTCCTTCATGGTGGTCATGCATGTGGCGTACCGTGATGACCGTGAGCGCAGGTACAAGGCCAAGCATGGTGAAAATGCTACAAAGCTGTACAACAACACGGGCAAGAAACATGGCGGCTTGTGGTGGACCTACCTGATCAGCTTATTTGTAAAGACGGGCATCGAGGCTGCCTTCCTTTACATCCTTCACCGAGTGTACAACAGCTTCTACCTGCCAAGAGTGGTCAAGTGTGAGGTGGTGCCTTGCCCCAACGTAGTGGACTGCTACGTGGGCCACCCCACCGAGAAGAAAGTGTTCACCTACTTCATGGTCGGAGCCTCGGCCCTCTGCATCGTCCTCAACATCTGTGAGATCATTTATCTCATCTCCAAAAGAATTGTAAGAATCACAAACAAGTTTAAGAGGCGCAATCGCGACAGGGCTGTGCATCATGACAACTACACCGACGATCCGTTCAATAACTGCAACATGCCTATGACAAGGCTGGAAATAATAGATAAGAAGGATAGGCCCCCATCCTTCAAGACTGCAAGCAAGTCTCCACACAGAGTATCCACTCTCAGACTTGAGAAGAAGATACGGGCCTCTGCCCCTAATCTTTCCACTGCTTCCTGA